In the Sphingobacterium sp. PCS056 genome, AGCCCGCATTGGTAAAGAATATAATCTCTGGATTTGTATGATAATTAAACATAGAAAAAGGAAATGCAGCAGAAAAATTAAGATCATTATAATCCAGTACATGATGATCAATATCCAATGCCTTATTGACCTCTACCAGTGCCAGATCATGTTGATGCTGATTCTGATAAATCCGCGCGAGTAAAGCATGTGCCGCTTGCTTGGACGGTCTGGTCTTTATATCTGTTTTTAGTGGCAATTCACTTATTGCCCTTGTTAGATCATTTATTATAAAATCGTAGCATTCCGTTAATGTTGCTCTCTGAATCAATTTTGGATATTTGCTATCCGCAATAATGGGTACTCCCAACTGATCTGATCCATTGTTAAATCCTGGAGCAAAGTCCTGCAATAGTTGATAATGCGCCCAGGCCCTATAAAAAAGTGCGCTGCTATACAATCGTTGCCAAAGTGATCGGTCATTGCCATAATTGTTCATGGCGTCTAAAGTCTCCATGGCGACGTTGACGTACATGATTTGCTGATAAGGTAAATCCCAAGGCGAGGTGTTTTTCCCTGTAGGATCAATTATTCTATTCCACAGATACAGATTACGCTGTAATTCTGATACCGATTTAAGTTTGTTTTCCGTGAATGTCAGATCACCATCCGAAATCAACCGGAAGTAATCGGTACGATTCAGCACCTCGGCATTGTCCAATAATGCGTTAACATCTTGAAGTGTCTCTACCACAACTTGCTGTTTCTGTGGCTTGACATCTAAAAACTCCTTGCTGCATGCGGTCCATGTCAGGACAAGGGAGAGACTGATGATATAAGTATTTCTATGACTCTTTCTCATGATAGTTATATTTAAAAAAACGATTAAAGGATGATACTAGCGCCCAGACTGAAAGTTCGAATAGGAAGATATTCAACATGTCCGTAATCTGGATCGTATGAGGTATTAGCCTTCTTCCAGATCAATCCTAGGTTATTAGCGTAAACATAAAGACTGCATCGACTGATCTTCTTCATATTCCAACGATGCAGCGG is a window encoding:
- a CDS encoding RagB/SusD family nutrient uptake outer membrane protein, whose translation is MRKSHRNTYIISLSLVLTWTACSKEFLDVKPQKQQVVVETLQDVNALLDNAEVLNRTDYFRLISDGDLTFTENKLKSVSELQRNLYLWNRIIDPTGKNTSPWDLPYQQIMYVNVAMETLDAMNNYGNDRSLWQRLYSSALFYRAWAHYQLLQDFAPGFNNGSDQLGVPIIADSKYPKLIQRATLTECYDFIINDLTRAISELPLKTDIKTRPSKQAAHALLARIYQNQHQHDLALVEVNKALDIDHHVLDYNDLNFSAAFPFSMFNYHTNPEIIFFTNAGLSLVSVAGVQVADDLLSSYRENDLRVKALFDRNKLYIGTYSGNSLYHFTGLAIDELYLVKAESLMRTNRWKEGIEVLEVLLKKRYKNGLLPTFTPHDDQEALSLILNERHKELVGRGTRWSDLKRQNLETATQIDLTRTYLNETFLLPANSNRYVFEIPQTEIEISGIEQNIR